The following are encoded together in the Cicer arietinum cultivar CDC Frontier isolate Library 1 chromosome 2, Cicar.CDCFrontier_v2.0, whole genome shotgun sequence genome:
- the LOC101512360 gene encoding 3-ketoacyl-CoA synthase 20-like isoform X2: protein MLKHFYLISNIMKIFFMSLLLVAIAYVSSCVYVTNQFQCNLKPSILIKSFCLSTSLVYYYFMKRPNKIYLVDFSCFKPSISCICTKEMLMDRAKLVGFLKEENFKLIDKILDRSGVGPKTYVPEGLLAIPPKLTLEEASAGVLAVDFAKQLLQAHPNSYALVLSTENEISSIYKGNNPSMLLVNCLFRMGGSAALLSSHPSDRYRSKYQLKLSLRTHVGANDDSYKCVFQEEDDHDIIGVSLSKDLMNVARDALHVHMTSLGPIILPISEKLKYVKNLFERKILKTKIEVYVPNFKLAFDQFCVHTGGRAVLDRMQKSLELDDFHMEPSRMTLYRFGNTSSSSIWYELSYCEAKGRIKKGDKIWQMAFGSGFKVNTAVWVALMNVEPKSLKNPWRDEIDDFPVQTNPLIPSKK, encoded by the exons atgttgaagcatttttatttgatatcaaacataatgaaaatatttttcatgtcACTTCTACTAGTAGCTATAGCTTATGTAAGTTCTTGTGTTTATGTTACTAACCAATTTCAATGCAATCTTAAACCttcaatattaataaaatcattttgcTTATCTACTTCTTTAGTTTACTACTACTTCATGAAAAGACCAAACAAAATTTACTTAGTAGATTTTTCATGTTTCAAACCAAGCATTTCATGTATATGCACAAAAGAAATGTTAATGGATAGAGCAAAACTTGTTGGTTTtctaaaagaagaaaatttcaaattaattgatAAGATTTTAGATAGGTCAGGTGTTGGACCAAAAACATATGTTCCTGAGGGATTATTAGCAATACCACCAAAATTAACTCTTGAAGAAGCAAG CGCTGGTGTTCTAGCTGTTGACTTTGCCAAACAATTACTTCAG GCACACCCAAACTCATATGCATTAGTCCTAAGTACAGAAAATGAAATCTCAAGCATATACAAAGGCAACAACCCTTCAATGCTTCTTGTTAATTGTCTCTTTCGCATGGGTGGATCGGCCGCCCTACTCTCGAGCCATCCGTCCGACCGCTATCGATCAAAATACCAATTGAAACTTTCGTTACGCACTCATGTAGGCGCTAATGATGATAGTTACAAATGTGTCTTTCAAGAAGAAGACGATCACGATATTATTGGTGTTTCATTGTCGAAAGATCTCATGAATGTTGCTAGGGATGCACTTCACGTACACATGACATCCCTCGGTCCGATCATCCTTCCGATTTCGGAAAAGCTCAAATATGTTAAGAATTTATTCGAGAGGAAAATTTTGAAGACAAAAATCGAAGTGTATGTACCAAATTTCAAATTAGCTTTCGACCAATTTTGCGTCCATACCGGCGGTAGAGCCGTTCTTGATAGGATGCAAAAAAGTCTTGAACTTGATGATTTTCATATGGAGCCTTCAAGAATGACACTTTATAGATTTGGTAACACATCATCAAGTTCTATTTGGTATGAATTATCTTATTGTGAAGCTAAAGGGAGAATTAAAAAAGGAGATAAGATTTGGCAAATGGCTTTTGGATCTGGATTTAAGGTTAATACAGCTGTTTGGGTTGCATTGATGAATGTTGAGCCTAAATCGTTGAAAAACCCTTGGAGGgatgaaattgatgattttCCTGTTCAAACTAATCCTCTAATACCAAGTAAGAAATAA
- the LOC101512360 gene encoding 3-ketoacyl-CoA synthase 20-like isoform X1, with protein MLKHFYLISNIMKIFFMSLLLVAIAYVSSCVYVTNQFQCNLKPSILIKSFCLSTSLVYYYFMKRPNKIYLVDFSCFKPSISCICTKEMLMDRAKLVGFLKEENFKLIDKILDRSGVGPKTYVPEGLLAIPPKLTLEEARYESNSVLFGAVDELLEKTCVEAKDIGILVVNCCLFNPTPSLSDSIVNHYKLRGNILIYNLSGMGCSAGVLAVDFAKQLLQAHPNSYALVLSTENEISSIYKGNNPSMLLVNCLFRMGGSAALLSSHPSDRYRSKYQLKLSLRTHVGANDDSYKCVFQEEDDHDIIGVSLSKDLMNVARDALHVHMTSLGPIILPISEKLKYVKNLFERKILKTKIEVYVPNFKLAFDQFCVHTGGRAVLDRMQKSLELDDFHMEPSRMTLYRFGNTSSSSIWYELSYCEAKGRIKKGDKIWQMAFGSGFKVNTAVWVALMNVEPKSLKNPWRDEIDDFPVQTNPLIPSKK; from the exons atgttgaagcatttttatttgatatcaaacataatgaaaatatttttcatgtcACTTCTACTAGTAGCTATAGCTTATGTAAGTTCTTGTGTTTATGTTACTAACCAATTTCAATGCAATCTTAAACCttcaatattaataaaatcattttgcTTATCTACTTCTTTAGTTTACTACTACTTCATGAAAAGACCAAACAAAATTTACTTAGTAGATTTTTCATGTTTCAAACCAAGCATTTCATGTATATGCACAAAAGAAATGTTAATGGATAGAGCAAAACTTGTTGGTTTtctaaaagaagaaaatttcaaattaattgatAAGATTTTAGATAGGTCAGGTGTTGGACCAAAAACATATGTTCCTGAGGGATTATTAGCAATACCACCAAAATTAACTCTTGAAGAAGCAAGGTATGAATCAAATTCAGTTCTTTTTGGAGCTGTTGATGAACTTCTTGAGAAAACTTGTGTTGAAGCTAAGGATATTGGAATTCTTGTGGTTAATTGTTGTTTATTTAATCCAACACCTTCACTTTCTGATTCAATTGTTAATCATTATAAACTTAGaggaaatattttgatttataatctTAGTGGTATGGGATGCAGCGCTGGTGTTCTAGCTGTTGACTTTGCCAAACAATTACTTCAG GCACACCCAAACTCATATGCATTAGTCCTAAGTACAGAAAATGAAATCTCAAGCATATACAAAGGCAACAACCCTTCAATGCTTCTTGTTAATTGTCTCTTTCGCATGGGTGGATCGGCCGCCCTACTCTCGAGCCATCCGTCCGACCGCTATCGATCAAAATACCAATTGAAACTTTCGTTACGCACTCATGTAGGCGCTAATGATGATAGTTACAAATGTGTCTTTCAAGAAGAAGACGATCACGATATTATTGGTGTTTCATTGTCGAAAGATCTCATGAATGTTGCTAGGGATGCACTTCACGTACACATGACATCCCTCGGTCCGATCATCCTTCCGATTTCGGAAAAGCTCAAATATGTTAAGAATTTATTCGAGAGGAAAATTTTGAAGACAAAAATCGAAGTGTATGTACCAAATTTCAAATTAGCTTTCGACCAATTTTGCGTCCATACCGGCGGTAGAGCCGTTCTTGATAGGATGCAAAAAAGTCTTGAACTTGATGATTTTCATATGGAGCCTTCAAGAATGACACTTTATAGATTTGGTAACACATCATCAAGTTCTATTTGGTATGAATTATCTTATTGTGAAGCTAAAGGGAGAATTAAAAAAGGAGATAAGATTTGGCAAATGGCTTTTGGATCTGGATTTAAGGTTAATACAGCTGTTTGGGTTGCATTGATGAATGTTGAGCCTAAATCGTTGAAAAACCCTTGGAGGgatgaaattgatgattttCCTGTTCAAACTAATCCTCTAATACCAAGTAAGAAATAA
- the LOC101512896 gene encoding myb-related protein 2-like isoform X5, with protein MYYNHHQQARNMHALRMQIQGGGNGSGDSGLVLSTDAKPRLKWTTDLHERFIEAVNQLGGADKATPKTVLKLMGIPGLTLYHLKSHLQKYRISKTMNGQTNTGSSKIALTTEVSSRMSEASGIHMKHLSIGLQTNKNSEINEAFNMQMEVQRRLHEQLEVQKHLQLRIEAQGKYLQSVLEKAKETLGTQNLGLKELHVHWPQQTREDETIDYSMGSFLTNSEDSQRDQEMHNKGMKLGVSKECVDEPMPLKNDFTLCEKEKENVMFVSSSNHRVLKGGVHEKENMWKRTISKEDLKGEEWKRINNIETNGVQLKLNSDKISQDYRLANFEVKLDLNSNDASSQCQKFDLNGFSWNC; from the exons ATGTACTACAATCATCACCAACAAGCAAGGAACATGCATGCTTTAAGGATGCAAATTCAAGGAGGAGGAAATGGAAGTGGAGATTCAGGACTTGTTCTTTCAACTGATGCTAAGCCTAGACTCAAATGGACAACTGATCTTCATGAACGTTTCATTGAAGCAGTCAATCAACTTGGAGGAGCAGATA AAGCAACACCAAAAACAGTATTGAAACTTATGGGGATTCCTGGACTTACATTATACCATTTAAAGAGTCACCTACAG AAGTACAGGATCAGTAAAACTATGAATGGACAAACTAATACTGGCAGCAGTAAAATTG CATTAACCACAGAAGTTTCAAGCAGAATGTCAGAAGCAAGTGGAATTCATATGAAACATTTAAGCATAGGACTCCAAACAAACAA AAATTCAGAAATAAATGAGGCATTCAATATGCAAATGGAAGTGCAAAGAAGACTACATGAGCAACTTGAG GTACAAAAACACTTACAACTAAGGATAGAGGCTCAAGGGAAGTATCTACAATCAGTACTTGAAAAAGCTAAGGAAACACTAGGAACACAAAATTTAG GATTAAAAGAATTGCATGTACATTGGCCTCAACAAACACGAGAGGATGAAACCATTGATTATTCAATGGGAAGTTTCTTAACCAATAGTGAGGACTCTCAAAGAGACCAAGAAATGCATAACAAGGGAATGAAATTGGGAGTTTCAAAAGAGTGTGTGGATGAACCTATGCCTTTAAAGAATGATTTTACATTGTGTGAAAAAGAGAAGGAGAATGTGATGTTTGTTTCCTCATCAAATCATAGAGTACTAAAGG GAGGTGttcatgaaaaagaaaatatgtggAAGAGAACTATTTCGAAGGAAGATTTAAAGGGTGAAGAatggaaaagaataaacaaTATTGAAACTAATGGAGTGCAACTTAAACTTAATAGTGACAAAATATCTCAAGATTATAGACTTGCTAATTTTGAAGTGAAATTAGACTTGAATTCCAATGATGCTTCTTCTCAATGCCAAAAATTTGACTTGAATGGTTTTAGCTGGAATTGCTAG
- the LOC101512896 gene encoding myb-related protein 2-like isoform X3, whose protein sequence is MYYNHHQQARNMHALRMQIQGGGNGSGDSGLVLSTDAKPRLKWTTDLHERFIEAVNQLGGADKATPKTVLKLMGIPGLTLYHLKSHLQKYRISKTMNGQTNTGSSKIALTTEVSSRMSEASGIHMKHLSIGLQTNKNSEINEAFNMQMEVQRRLHEQLEVQKHLQLRIEAQGKYLQSVLEKAKETLGTQNLGTMGLDDAKVQLSKFTSRVSNENLDSKFLGLKELHVHWPQQTREDETIDYSMGSFLTNSEDSQRDQEMHNKGMKLGVSKECVDEPMPLKNDFTLCEKEKENVMFVSSSNHRVLKGGVHEKENMWKRTISKEDLKGEEWKRINNIETNGVQLKLNSDKISQDYRLANFEVKLDLNSNDASSQCQKFDLNGFSWNC, encoded by the exons ATGTACTACAATCATCACCAACAAGCAAGGAACATGCATGCTTTAAGGATGCAAATTCAAGGAGGAGGAAATGGAAGTGGAGATTCAGGACTTGTTCTTTCAACTGATGCTAAGCCTAGACTCAAATGGACAACTGATCTTCATGAACGTTTCATTGAAGCAGTCAATCAACTTGGAGGAGCAGATA AAGCAACACCAAAAACAGTATTGAAACTTATGGGGATTCCTGGACTTACATTATACCATTTAAAGAGTCACCTACAG AAGTACAGGATCAGTAAAACTATGAATGGACAAACTAATACTGGCAGCAGTAAAATTG CATTAACCACAGAAGTTTCAAGCAGAATGTCAGAAGCAAGTGGAATTCATATGAAACATTTAAGCATAGGACTCCAAACAAACAA AAATTCAGAAATAAATGAGGCATTCAATATGCAAATGGAAGTGCAAAGAAGACTACATGAGCAACTTGAG GTACAAAAACACTTACAACTAAGGATAGAGGCTCAAGGGAAGTATCTACAATCAGTACTTGAAAAAGCTAAGGAAACACTAGGAACACAAAATTTAGGTACTATGGGACTTGATGATGCAAAGGTTCAACTATCTAAATTTACATCAAGAGTATCCAATGAAAACCTTGATTCTAAATTTTTAGGATTAAAAGAATTGCATGTACATTGGCCTCAACAAACACGAGAGGATGAAACCATTGATTATTCAATGGGAAGTTTCTTAACCAATAGTGAGGACTCTCAAAGAGACCAAGAAATGCATAACAAGGGAATGAAATTGGGAGTTTCAAAAGAGTGTGTGGATGAACCTATGCCTTTAAAGAATGATTTTACATTGTGTGAAAAAGAGAAGGAGAATGTGATGTTTGTTTCCTCATCAAATCATAGAGTACTAAAGG GAGGTGttcatgaaaaagaaaatatgtggAAGAGAACTATTTCGAAGGAAGATTTAAAGGGTGAAGAatggaaaagaataaacaaTATTGAAACTAATGGAGTGCAACTTAAACTTAATAGTGACAAAATATCTCAAGATTATAGACTTGCTAATTTTGAAGTGAAATTAGACTTGAATTCCAATGATGCTTCTTCTCAATGCCAAAAATTTGACTTGAATGGTTTTAGCTGGAATTGCTAG
- the LOC101512896 gene encoding myb-related protein 2-like isoform X2, with translation MYYNHHQQARNMHALRMQIQGGGNGSGDSGLVLSTDAKPRLKWTTDLHERFIEAVNQLGGADKATPKTVLKLMGIPGLTLYHLKSHLQKYRISKTMNGQTNTGSSKIEVSSRMSEASGIHMKHLSIGLQTNKNSEINEAFNMQMEVQRRLHEQLEVQKHLQLRIEAQGKYLQSVLEKAKETLGTQNLGTMGLDDAKVQLSKFTSRVSNENLDSKFLGLKELHVHWPQQTREDETIDYSMGSFLTNSEDSQRDQEMHNKGMKLGVSKECVDEPMPLKNDFTLCEKEKENVMFVSSSNHRVLKDGLTTSLLLMNVGGVHEKENMWKRTISKEDLKGEEWKRINNIETNGVQLKLNSDKISQDYRLANFEVKLDLNSNDASSQCQKFDLNGFSWNC, from the exons ATGTACTACAATCATCACCAACAAGCAAGGAACATGCATGCTTTAAGGATGCAAATTCAAGGAGGAGGAAATGGAAGTGGAGATTCAGGACTTGTTCTTTCAACTGATGCTAAGCCTAGACTCAAATGGACAACTGATCTTCATGAACGTTTCATTGAAGCAGTCAATCAACTTGGAGGAGCAGATA AAGCAACACCAAAAACAGTATTGAAACTTATGGGGATTCCTGGACTTACATTATACCATTTAAAGAGTCACCTACAG AAGTACAGGATCAGTAAAACTATGAATGGACAAACTAATACTGGCAGCAGTAAAATTG AAGTTTCAAGCAGAATGTCAGAAGCAAGTGGAATTCATATGAAACATTTAAGCATAGGACTCCAAACAAACAA AAATTCAGAAATAAATGAGGCATTCAATATGCAAATGGAAGTGCAAAGAAGACTACATGAGCAACTTGAG GTACAAAAACACTTACAACTAAGGATAGAGGCTCAAGGGAAGTATCTACAATCAGTACTTGAAAAAGCTAAGGAAACACTAGGAACACAAAATTTAGGTACTATGGGACTTGATGATGCAAAGGTTCAACTATCTAAATTTACATCAAGAGTATCCAATGAAAACCTTGATTCTAAATTTTTAGGATTAAAAGAATTGCATGTACATTGGCCTCAACAAACACGAGAGGATGAAACCATTGATTATTCAATGGGAAGTTTCTTAACCAATAGTGAGGACTCTCAAAGAGACCAAGAAATGCATAACAAGGGAATGAAATTGGGAGTTTCAAAAGAGTGTGTGGATGAACCTATGCCTTTAAAGAATGATTTTACATTGTGTGAAAAAGAGAAGGAGAATGTGATGTTTGTTTCCTCATCAAATCATAGAGTACTAAAGG ATGGATTGACCACTAGCCTCTTATTAATGAATGTAGGAGGTGttcatgaaaaagaaaatatgtggAAGAGAACTATTTCGAAGGAAGATTTAAAGGGTGAAGAatggaaaagaataaacaaTATTGAAACTAATGGAGTGCAACTTAAACTTAATAGTGACAAAATATCTCAAGATTATAGACTTGCTAATTTTGAAGTGAAATTAGACTTGAATTCCAATGATGCTTCTTCTCAATGCCAAAAATTTGACTTGAATGGTTTTAGCTGGAATTGCTAG
- the LOC101512896 gene encoding myb-related protein 2-like isoform X4 — MYYNHHQQARNMHALRMQIQGGGNGSGDSGLVLSTDAKPRLKWTTDLHERFIEAVNQLGGADKATPKTVLKLMGIPGLTLYHLKSHLQKYRISKTMNGQTNTGSSKIALTTEVSSRMSEASGIHMKHLSIGLQTNKNSEINEAFNMQMEVQRRLHEQLEVQKHLQLRIEAQGKYLQSVLEKAKETLGTQNLGLKELHVHWPQQTREDETIDYSMGSFLTNSEDSQRDQEMHNKGMKLGVSKECVDEPMPLKNDFTLCEKEKENVMFVSSSNHRVLKDGLTTSLLLMNVGGVHEKENMWKRTISKEDLKGEEWKRINNIETNGVQLKLNSDKISQDYRLANFEVKLDLNSNDASSQCQKFDLNGFSWNC; from the exons ATGTACTACAATCATCACCAACAAGCAAGGAACATGCATGCTTTAAGGATGCAAATTCAAGGAGGAGGAAATGGAAGTGGAGATTCAGGACTTGTTCTTTCAACTGATGCTAAGCCTAGACTCAAATGGACAACTGATCTTCATGAACGTTTCATTGAAGCAGTCAATCAACTTGGAGGAGCAGATA AAGCAACACCAAAAACAGTATTGAAACTTATGGGGATTCCTGGACTTACATTATACCATTTAAAGAGTCACCTACAG AAGTACAGGATCAGTAAAACTATGAATGGACAAACTAATACTGGCAGCAGTAAAATTG CATTAACCACAGAAGTTTCAAGCAGAATGTCAGAAGCAAGTGGAATTCATATGAAACATTTAAGCATAGGACTCCAAACAAACAA AAATTCAGAAATAAATGAGGCATTCAATATGCAAATGGAAGTGCAAAGAAGACTACATGAGCAACTTGAG GTACAAAAACACTTACAACTAAGGATAGAGGCTCAAGGGAAGTATCTACAATCAGTACTTGAAAAAGCTAAGGAAACACTAGGAACACAAAATTTAG GATTAAAAGAATTGCATGTACATTGGCCTCAACAAACACGAGAGGATGAAACCATTGATTATTCAATGGGAAGTTTCTTAACCAATAGTGAGGACTCTCAAAGAGACCAAGAAATGCATAACAAGGGAATGAAATTGGGAGTTTCAAAAGAGTGTGTGGATGAACCTATGCCTTTAAAGAATGATTTTACATTGTGTGAAAAAGAGAAGGAGAATGTGATGTTTGTTTCCTCATCAAATCATAGAGTACTAAAGG ATGGATTGACCACTAGCCTCTTATTAATGAATGTAGGAGGTGttcatgaaaaagaaaatatgtggAAGAGAACTATTTCGAAGGAAGATTTAAAGGGTGAAGAatggaaaagaataaacaaTATTGAAACTAATGGAGTGCAACTTAAACTTAATAGTGACAAAATATCTCAAGATTATAGACTTGCTAATTTTGAAGTGAAATTAGACTTGAATTCCAATGATGCTTCTTCTCAATGCCAAAAATTTGACTTGAATGGTTTTAGCTGGAATTGCTAG
- the LOC101512896 gene encoding myb-related protein 2-like isoform X1, with the protein MYYNHHQQARNMHALRMQIQGGGNGSGDSGLVLSTDAKPRLKWTTDLHERFIEAVNQLGGADKATPKTVLKLMGIPGLTLYHLKSHLQKYRISKTMNGQTNTGSSKIALTTEVSSRMSEASGIHMKHLSIGLQTNKNSEINEAFNMQMEVQRRLHEQLEVQKHLQLRIEAQGKYLQSVLEKAKETLGTQNLGTMGLDDAKVQLSKFTSRVSNENLDSKFLGLKELHVHWPQQTREDETIDYSMGSFLTNSEDSQRDQEMHNKGMKLGVSKECVDEPMPLKNDFTLCEKEKENVMFVSSSNHRVLKDGLTTSLLLMNVGGVHEKENMWKRTISKEDLKGEEWKRINNIETNGVQLKLNSDKISQDYRLANFEVKLDLNSNDASSQCQKFDLNGFSWNC; encoded by the exons ATGTACTACAATCATCACCAACAAGCAAGGAACATGCATGCTTTAAGGATGCAAATTCAAGGAGGAGGAAATGGAAGTGGAGATTCAGGACTTGTTCTTTCAACTGATGCTAAGCCTAGACTCAAATGGACAACTGATCTTCATGAACGTTTCATTGAAGCAGTCAATCAACTTGGAGGAGCAGATA AAGCAACACCAAAAACAGTATTGAAACTTATGGGGATTCCTGGACTTACATTATACCATTTAAAGAGTCACCTACAG AAGTACAGGATCAGTAAAACTATGAATGGACAAACTAATACTGGCAGCAGTAAAATTG CATTAACCACAGAAGTTTCAAGCAGAATGTCAGAAGCAAGTGGAATTCATATGAAACATTTAAGCATAGGACTCCAAACAAACAA AAATTCAGAAATAAATGAGGCATTCAATATGCAAATGGAAGTGCAAAGAAGACTACATGAGCAACTTGAG GTACAAAAACACTTACAACTAAGGATAGAGGCTCAAGGGAAGTATCTACAATCAGTACTTGAAAAAGCTAAGGAAACACTAGGAACACAAAATTTAGGTACTATGGGACTTGATGATGCAAAGGTTCAACTATCTAAATTTACATCAAGAGTATCCAATGAAAACCTTGATTCTAAATTTTTAGGATTAAAAGAATTGCATGTACATTGGCCTCAACAAACACGAGAGGATGAAACCATTGATTATTCAATGGGAAGTTTCTTAACCAATAGTGAGGACTCTCAAAGAGACCAAGAAATGCATAACAAGGGAATGAAATTGGGAGTTTCAAAAGAGTGTGTGGATGAACCTATGCCTTTAAAGAATGATTTTACATTGTGTGAAAAAGAGAAGGAGAATGTGATGTTTGTTTCCTCATCAAATCATAGAGTACTAAAGG ATGGATTGACCACTAGCCTCTTATTAATGAATGTAGGAGGTGttcatgaaaaagaaaatatgtggAAGAGAACTATTTCGAAGGAAGATTTAAAGGGTGAAGAatggaaaagaataaacaaTATTGAAACTAATGGAGTGCAACTTAAACTTAATAGTGACAAAATATCTCAAGATTATAGACTTGCTAATTTTGAAGTGAAATTAGACTTGAATTCCAATGATGCTTCTTCTCAATGCCAAAAATTTGACTTGAATGGTTTTAGCTGGAATTGCTAG